The sequence below is a genomic window from Mycobacteroides abscessus ATCC 19977.
AGGGCAACAAGATCGGGTCGCTGCTGATGAACCCCGGTGGGCCGGGGCAGTCCGGCATCGAGGCCGCGACCGCCATCGTCAAGCAGGTGCCCAAGGAGATCCGCGATCGCTTCGACTTCATCGGATTCGATCCCCGTGGTGTCGGTTCCTCCACACCGGCGATCGAGTGCAACTCGGATAAAGACGTCGACCGGCTGCGCGCGCAGAACGACACCGACTACAGCCCCGAGGGCGTGGCCCGGATGGAGCAGGACTCCAAGGACTTCGTGAAGCGCTGCGTCGACAAGGTGGGGCTGGAATTCCTGGCCAACGTCGGCACCGTGAACGTCGCCAAGGACATGGACCGGCTGCGCGCCGCGCTGGGCGACGAGAAGCTGACTTACCTGGGGTACTCGTACGGCACCCGGATCGGCACCACCTACGCCGAGGAGTTCCCTCAGAACGTGCGGGCACTCATCCTCGACGGGGTCATCGACCCCAATGCCGATCCGACCCAGGCGGACATCGACCAGATCGCCGGATTCCAAAAGGCTTTCGACAATTACGCCGCCGACTGCGCCAAGAGCCCGAGCTGCCCGCTGGGCACCGATCCGGCGCAGGCGACCGCGCGGTACCGGGCCATGGTCGATCCGCTGGTCGATCATCCGGCCAAGACCAAGGACGGCCGCGGGCTGTCGCACAGCGACGCGATCATCGGCACCATCATGGTGATGTACTCACCCACGCTGTGGGAGGCCTTCACCAAGGCGCTGCGCCAGCTCAGCGAGGGGTCCGGCGATATCCTGCAGTTGCTCGCCGACGCGTACATGAAGCGCGACGAGGATGGTCACTACAGCCATGCGCAGGACGCACAGACCGCCATCAACTGCGTCGACGAGCCACCGGAGAAGGATCGCGCCAAGGCCGTCGAGAAGGACCGTCGCATCCGTGAGGTGGCGCCGTTCCAGGACTACGGTGAGTTCACCGGAAACGCACCGCTGGGTGTATGCGCGTTCTGGCCGGTGCCGCCGACCAGCAAGCCGCATCCCATCCACGCCGCCGGACTGCCCAAACTGCTGGTGGTCTCGACGACGTACGATCCGGCGACGCCGTACCAGGCGGGTGTTGAACTGGCCAAACAGCTCGGCGGAGGCCTGCTGACCTACGACGGGACCAAGCACACCATCGTTTTCGACGGCAATCAGTGCGTCGACAAGGCGGCCGAGGACTATCTCATCAAGGTCACGACTCCGCCCGAAGGCGCCCGCTGCTGATCCCTTTCGGGGTGCGACATGGCACGATGTGGCCCATGATGCGGATGCGCCGGGCGTTGCCAGTGATTTTCTTGATGTTGACGGCGGCCGTCCCCGCGATCCCGGCGGCTGCCGCGCCGCTGCCGGCTCCGAGCCCGTCGCTGCAGGCGTTCTACGACCAAAAGGTCGTGTGGGGTGGGTGCGACAGCTTCGTCACCGACACCAGCCGCATCCCGACCGCGCGCTGCGCCAAGGTCAAGGTGCCCGTCAACTACGACAAGCTGATGGGCGCGGTGGCCGAACTGGCCGTGCTCAGGGTGCCCGCCACCGGCAAGCGCGTGGGTGCGCTCCTGGTCAACCCCGGCGGCCCGGGCGGATCGGGTGTGGACCTGGCGGCCGGTATGGGCGCCAAGCTCGGTGATTCGGCGATCGGGCAGAGCTTCGACATCGTCGGATTCGACCCGCGCGGTGTCGGCGGCTCCACTCCGACGTTGCGCTGCCGTACCGACGCCGAGTTCGATGCCTTCCGCAAGGAGCCGCTGGCCGACTACAGCCAGGCCGGGGTGGCCCACATCGAGGACGTGTACCGCCAATACGTCAACGAATGCGCGAACCGGATGGGGCTCGACTTCCTGGCCAACGCCGGAACTGCTTCGGCAGCAAGAGATATGGATATCGTCAGGAGCATCGTAGGGGCCGGTGCGGCGGACACCAGGCTCAATTACCTGGGCTACTCCTATGGCACCGAGCTGGGCACCCAGTACGCCGAATATTTCCCGCAGAACGTGCGCACCATGGTTCTGGACGGCGCGATCGACCCGACCATCGACCCGGTGGAGTCCAACGTGCGGCAGATGACGGGGTTCCAGGTGGCGTTCAACGACTATGCCGCCGACTGCGCCAAAGACCCCAAGTGCCCGTTGGGCCCCGACCCTTCCCAGGCCGTGAAGCGTTTTCATCAGCTGATCGATCCGCTGGTGACCAAACCGGCCAAGACCAACGATCCGCGCGGGCTGAGCTACCAGGACGCCATCACAGGCACCATCCAGGCGATGTACACCCCGCGCTACTGGAAGTACCTCACCTCGGGTCTGTCCGGCCTGGCGGACGGCAGCGGACCCGATGACCTGTTGTGGCTGGCCGACCAGTACCAGGAGCGTGACGATCACGGGCGTTACGACAACTTGCAGGACGCGTTCAACTCGATTCGTTGCGTCGACGGGCCGACGCCGAAGGACTCCGCGCCGTGGGTGGCCGCCGACAAGACGCTGCGCGAGCAGGCCCCATTCTCGAGCTACGGGTCGTTCACTGGCTACGCCCCGCGCGATATGTGCGCCTTCTGGCCCGTGCCGCCGACGTCGACCCCGCACACCCCGTCGACTCCCGGCCTGGCGCCGGTGGTGGTCATCTCCACCACGCACGACCCGGCGACGCCGTATGAGGCAGGAGTGGCGCTGGCGCGCCAGTTGGGTGGATCGCTCATCAGTTACGAGGGCACCCAGCACACCGTCGCATTCAACGGTGAGGCATGTGTCGATGACGTGGTGACGCGCTACTTCGTCGACGGCACCGTGCCTCCTAAAGACGTGCGCTGCTGACCTGCGGCATACTCTCCCCATGGATCGTCAGAAGGAATTCGTGCTGCGCACGCTGGAAGAACGCGATATCCGTTTCGTCCGGCTGTGGTTCACCGATGTGCTCGGCTACCTCAAGAGCGTCTCCATTGCGCCCGCTGAGCTGGAGGGCGCTTTCGAGGAGGGCATCGGTTTCGATGGCTCGTCCATCGAAGGCTTCGCCCGTGTCTCCGAATCGGACACCGTCGCCCACCCCGATCCGTCGACCTTCCAGGTGCTGCCCTGGACCACGAGCGCGGGCAAGCACCACTCGGCGCGCATGTTCTGCGACATCAAACTGCCCGACGGCTCGCCGTCGTGGTCGGACCCTCGGCACGTGCTGCGCCGTCAGCTGGCCAAGGCGAGCGATTTGGGCTTTTCCTGCTACGTACACCCGGAGATCGAGTTCTTCCTGCTGAAGAACCTGCCCGACGACGGGACGGCACCCATCCCCGCCGACGACGCCGGATACTTCGACCAGGCAGTGCACGAGGCCGCGCCCAACTTCCGCCGGCATGCGATCGACGCGCTCGAATCCATGGGCATCTCGGTGGAATTCAGCCACCACGAGGGTGCGCCCGGCCAGCAGGAGATCGATTTACGGTACGCCGACGCCCTTTCCATGGCGGACAACGTGATGACATTCCGGAACGTCGTCAAGGAAGTGGCGATCATCGACGGCGTGCATGCCACGTTCATGCCCAAGCCGTTCAGTGATCACCCCGGCAGTGCCATGCACACCCATATGAGCCTGTTCGAGGGCGATACCAACGCCTTCCACAATCCCGATGACCCGCTTCAGCTTTCGGATGTCGGCAAGTCGTTCATCGCCGGCATCCTGGAGCACGCCAACGAGATCAGCGCCGTCACCAATCAGTGGGTGAATTCCTACAAGCGCCTGGTGCAGGGCGGTGAGGCGCCGACGGCGGCGTCCTGGGGTGCGGCCAACCGTTCGGCGCTGGTGCGGGTTCCGATGTACACGCCCAACAAGTCGTCGTCACGTCGCATCGAGGTACGCAGCCCGGACTCCGCGTGCAACCCGTATCTGACGTATGCGGTGCTGCTGGCCGCCGGTCTGCGGGGTGTGGAGCAGGGCTACACCCTGGGCCCGGAAGCCGAGGACGACGTCTGGGGCCTGACCCGTGCGGAGCGCCAGGCCATGGGCTACAAGGAGCTGCCCAGCACGCTGGAGAACGCCCTCATCGCGATGGAGGGCTCCGAGCTGGTCGCAGAAGCCTTGGGAGAGCATGTCTTTGACTTCTTCCTGCGCAACAAGCGGGCCGAGTGGGCGCGCTACCGCAGCAATGTGACGCCGTTCGAACTGCGTGCCTACTTGGGTCTGTGACGCGATCTTCTGAGCGTTCGAAGGTCCCTGGTGTCGGGCGGCTGGGGCTTGTCGATCCGCGGGCCGCGGCACTGCTCGAAGAGCTGGGCTGGACCACCGAGGCGCATGTGCCGCTGCTGTGGTCGCTATCGCGTTCCCCGGACGCCGATGCCGCGCTGCTCACGCTGATCCGGCTGCGCGAGGAGATGGGTCCCCAGTGGGCCGCGCTGGATCAGGAGTTGAGTGCCAATACCGCACTGCGGGGTCGGCTGCTGTCGGTGATCGGCTCGTCCTTGGCGCTCGGTGATCATCTGGTGGCGCACCCCGACCGGTGGCAGCTGCTGGTCGGTGAGGTCGAACTGGAGTCCAAAGAGACTCTGCAAGAGCGATTTTTGAAGGTTGTCGGCGCCATCGACGGACGTGCGTCGGTCTCGGAGTTCGTCGCGATCTCGGCGCTGCGAGACGCTTACCGGGACCGGCTCTTGGTGCTGGCCGCGCTCGATCTGGCGGCCACCGTCGAGAACGAACCGGTGTTGCCGTTCCCGGTGGTGGGTCAACACCTCGCGGATCTGGCCGACGCCGCGCTGACGGCCGCACTGGCCGTGGCAGTGTCTCTGGTGGTTCCCGAGGGGCAGGAACCACCCCGGCTCGCGGTTATCGCGATGGGCAAATGCGGTGCGCGCGAGCTCAATTACGTCAGTGATGTCGACGTCATCTTCGTGGGGGAGCAGGCCGACTCGCTGACCACCCGTGTTGCCGGGGAGATGATGCGGGTGGGCTCGAGCACCTTCTTCGAGGTGGACGCGGCGCTGCGCCCGGAGGGTAAGGCCGGGGCGCTGGTGCGCACGCTCGACTCGCACGTCACGTACTACCGGCGCTGGGCCAAGACCTGGGAATTTCAGGCACTGCTGAAGGCACGCCCGGCCGTCGGCGATCCGGACCTGGGCAAGGCGTATGTGGACGCGCTCATGCCGATGGTGTGGACCGCGTGTGAGCGTGAGGATTTCGTACCGGAGGTGCAGGCCATGCGCCGCCGGGTGGAGTCGTTGGTGCCCGCGGATCTACGTGAGCGCGAGATCAAACTGGGCACCGGCGGGCTGCGTGACGTCGAATTCGCGGTGCAGCTGCTGCAGCTGGTACATGGCCGGGCCGATGAGTCGCTGCACGTGGCATCGACTGTCGACGCGCTGAGCGTGCTGTCGGCTGGGGGATACATCGGTCGTGACGACGGTGCCAATCTGACGGCATCCTATGAGTTTTTGCGGCTGTTGGAACATCGCCTGCAGCTGCAACGGCTCAAGCGCACGCACACCCTGCCCGCGCCGGAGGACACCGAGGCCATGCGATGGCTGGCCCGGGCGGCGCATGTGCGTCCCGACGGACAGAACGACGCGCTCGGGGTACTGCGCGCCGAGATCAAGCGGCAGGCGTTGCGCGTGTCTCGTCTGCACGCCAAGTTGTTCTACCAACCGCTGCTGGAATCGGTCACCGAGTTCGACAAGGAAGCCCTGGGGCTGTCCAACGAGGCGGCGGTGCGCCAGCTCGCGGCTCTGGGATATCAGCAACCGCAGCACGCCCTCAGTCACCTGGCCGCCCTGACCAAGGAGGGCGGGCGCCGGGGACGCATTCAATCCATCCTGCTGCCAACGCTTTTGGATTGGCTGGCGGATACTCCCGATCCGGATGCCGGGCTGCTGGCCTATCGCCGGGTGAGCGAGGCGCTGGCCGACCAGACGTGGTACCTGCGCACGTTGCGTGACGAGGGCGCGGTGGCCAAGCGGCTCATGCAGATCCTGGGCACCTCGGCGTATGTGCCCGATCTCGTCATGCGCGCACCCGAAGTGATCCAGCTGTATGCCGATGGCCCCAACGGGCCCAAACTCCTTGAGGCGGAACCTGCTTCGGTTGCCAAGGCGCTGATTGCCTCGTCGGCGCGTCATGCCGACCCGGAACGCGCGATCGCGGCGGCGCGATCGTTACGGCGCCGGGAGTTGGCACGAGTGGCCTCGGCGGACCTGCTGGGCTTGCTGGATGTGGTGGAGGTATGTGGCGCACTCACCTCGGTATGGGTGGCAGTCTTGCAGGCCGCCCTGGACGCGGTGATCAAGGCGAGCATTCCGGAGGGCGAACAGGCGCCTGCCGTCGTCTCCGTTATCGGTATGGGCCGGCTGGGCGGCGGTGAGCTGGGCTACGGGTCCGACGCGGATGTCCTCTATGTGTGCGAGGCGCGGGGAGAGGCCACCGATGCCGAAGCGGTCAGGTGGTCGGCGACCATTGCCGAGAAGGTGGGCAAGCTGCTCGGCGCTCCGAGCACCGACCCGCCGCTGCAGGTCGACACGGGGCTGCGGCCCGAGGGACGCAACGGGCCGATGGTGCGCACCCTGGCCGCCTACGAGACCTACTACGCGCAGTGGGCGCAGCCGTGGGAGGTGCAGGCGCTGCTGCGCGCGCACAGCGTCGCCGGAGACTCGGATCTGGGGCTGCGCTTCCTGCACATGATCGACAAGACGCGGTATCCGGCCGGCGGTATCGCCCAGGACGCGGTGCGCGAGATCCGCCGGATCAAGGCGCGGGTCGATGCCGAGCGACTGCCACGGGGTGCGGACCCGAACACCAATACCAAGCTGGGGCGCGGCGGGCTGGCCGACGTGGAGTGGACCGTGCAGCTGCTGCAGCTGCGCCACGCCCACGAGCATCAGTCCCTGCACAGCACCTCGACCCTGCAGACGCTGCGGGCGGCGGCGGAGGCAGGGCTCATCGAGACCGAGGATGCCGAGCTGCTGCGGCAGGCATGGCTGACGGCGACCAATGCCCGCAACGCGCTGGTGCTCGCGCGCGGCAAGCCCACCGACCAGCTGCCCGGGCCCGGGCGGCTGCTCAATACGGTGGCCGCCGCGGCCGGTTGGCCGGACAACGACGGCGGCGAGTTCTTGGACAACTATCTGCGGGTGACCAGGCGTGCGAAAGCCGTCGTGCAGAGGGTTTTCGGGGAGTAGCTTTCTGCTTCATGCGGATCAAGATCCATACCATCATGGTTGTCGGGGTCGTTGCCGGCACTCTGGGTGTGGCGGCGCCGGTCCAGGCGAGCCCGGGTGACTGCACCGTCTCCGAGGAAGCCCGGCTCGACGCGGTCGCGGCCACCAAGCGCGCCGAGTATCTGGAGCGCCATCCCGACGTCAACACCGCGATGAGCGATGCCCTGAAGAACACGCCGGGGGACGGCGGGGCCAAACATGAGGCGGTGCAGGCCTACCTCGACGCGAATCCGGCGGCCAAGACCGATCTGGACGCGATCCGTCAGCCGGTGCGGGACTTCACGAACCGCTGCTGGCCGAACGGCTAACCGTCAGGGGCGGTCGTGGAGCGTCACCTGGTAGCCGTCGGGATCGGCGAAGGTGAAGGTGTGGCCGAAGGGGCCGTCGATCGGCGCGGAGACGATGGTGTGGCCGTCGGCGGCGAGGGCGTCGTGGATGGCCTGAACGTCTGTGGCGTGCAACCAGATTGCGGCGCCGATGCCGGGCTGGGCGACGGACGTGAGATCGGTGCCGGGAATGACATCGCGTAGCGCGAACGCGATCGGTTTCGTCTCGAAGACGACGGCATGTGGTGGTCCTGCCGGCGAGCGGACGAGGCCGAGGTACTGCTCGTAGAAGGCTTGCGACGCACTGAGGTTACGTGCTTGAAGTGAGATGAAATCTGGACCGGTGACCGGCATGGGAACGCTCCTTTTATTCATGTCAGCTTACTGACATGAATAAATGTATGTCAGAATTCTGACATGAGTCAAGATGGTGTGGGTGTCGACTTGGAGACCTCGCTGGGCTACCTGCTCAAAGAGACGTCGAGCGCTTTGCGCACGGCCATGGAGGAGGTGTTGCGGCCGCTCGGGATGAGCATCACGCATTACTCGTGCCTGGAGCTGTTGGCGCAACGCCCGGGGCTTTCGAACTCCGAGCTCGCACGAGGGGCATTCGTGACACGGCAGACGATGAATGTGCTGCTGCAGAACCTGGAACGAGACGGCTACGTGACCAGGCCCGCAGAAGCGCCCGTCGGCAAGGTGCTTCCCGTCCGGCTCACGTCGCGGGGCAGGCGCAGCCTGCAGAAGGCGAGTGCCGCGGTCCGCTCCGTAGAACTCAGAATGCTGGCCGGCATGACCACGACCGAACAGTCGGACGCCTTCCGGCTGTTGCGGCTCATGATTCATGCCCTGCGAGACGGTGCCTAGTCCACCCGGGGTGTCCGACCTCCTGAACTACAGCACTGTAATTTTCAGCACGCTTCTCATGGTTTCTTAACGTTCAGGCCATGACCGTCCAACCAATGCTCGATAGCGTCCCGGGCGGGCCGGCACTTCGCCGGCTGTAACGCTGAACAAGGAGTTACTCCATGAAGTTCACCTCTGCTGTCCTCAGTGGTGTCGTCGGCGCCGGTGCGGTGGCCAGCGCCCTGGCATTCGCGGGTGCTGCCGACGCGGCTCCGAGCAAGTGCACCGCCGCCGAATTCGCCCGTACGCACTCGACCGTGTCGAGCCAGGTCGCGAGCTACCTGGACAAGAACCCGACGATCAACGACGGGATCACCAACGCTGCCAAGGGCGCGCCCGAGGGCCAGCGTCGTGAGGCCATCAAGACCTACCTCGACGGCCAGCCCGCCGCCAAGGCCGAGCTGGAGAAGATCCGTCAGCCGCTCACGAGCCTCAAGAACAGCTGCGGCGCGGACACCGATGACGCCGCCCCGGCCGCGCCCGCCGGCCTGATGGGACAGGCGCCTGCCGCCGAGCAGCCCGCCGTGGAGAACGCGCCCGCCGAGCAGCCGCAGCAGCCGTGGAACCCCTTCGCGCCGCAGCAGCCGGCCCCGGAGACGGCAACCGCCAATACCCCGCAGGCGGCCCCGAACGTCGCCGCGGTGGTTGATCAGCAGGACGTCTAACAACACCTCCGGGCGGGCGGCTTAGCCTTATGTGGCGATGACACAGGAAACTACCGCCCGTCACAAGGTGTTGATGGTCGATGACGACCCGGACGTTCGGAACTCGGTAGCCCGCGGGCTACGCCACTCGGGTTTCGACGTCCGGGTCGCCGTTGATGGCCGCGACGCGCTCACCCAGCTCGCGGCCGATGAGCCCGATGCCCTGGTACTCGACGTGCAGATGCCCGAGCTGGACGGGGTTGCGGTGGTCACCGCTCTGCGGGCCCTGGGTAACGACATTCCGATCTGCGTGCTCAGTGCACGCGACACCGTCAACGACCGAATCGCCGGCTTGGAGGCCGGTGCCGACGACTACTTGACCAAACCCTTTGACCTCGGCGAGCTGGTGGCTCGCCTGCGTGCGCTGCTGCGCCGTCGCGGCGCCGGTTCGGGCGGCCTCGCCGATTCCGCCATCACCGTCGGACAGATCACCGTGGACGTGTCGCGCCGCTTGGTCTTTGTCAACGGAGAACGTGTCGAGCTGAGTAAGCGGGAGTTCGATCTGCTGGTGGTGCTGGCCGAGAACACCGGTGTGGTGCTGAGCCGCACCCGGCTGCTGGAATTGGTGTGGGGGTACGACTTTGACGTCGAGACCAATGTTGCCGATGTCTTCGTCAGCTATCTGCGCCGCAAGCTGGAAGCTGGGGGAGCCGCGCGAGTCATCCATACCGTCAGGGGAGTCGGCTACGTGATGCGGGAAGAGCCGTGAAACGCTCGCTGTCCCTGCGTACCCGGGTCGCGGTGGCGGCCTTCCTCGCCGCCGGCCTGGTGGTCGCCCTGATCGGCATTGTCGCCGGTATTGCCCTGGTGCGCAACGACACCCGGCAGCTCGATCGGCGTCTCGACATGCTGACCGATGCGGTGCAAGCCACCACTCGGCACGGTGAAACCACATTCGTGCTGACGGTCCGTGACACCAAGAGTGGAGGACTGGTGATCTTCCGGGGCGTCGAGCTGCCACGGCTGCCGTTGGGCACTCGGAATGTGACCGTCGGCGACGTGAACTACCGGGTGCGCACCATCGAGAACCCGGAAGAACAGACGGTGATTTCGCTCGGGACCCGGTCGGACACGGTACTGGTCAATCACCGCGGGATCCCGGTATTCATTGCCCTGGGTGTGCTTTCGATGCTGCTGGCCGGTGGTTTCGCCTGGCTGTTCGCCGGGCGCGCGGTGCGGCCGCTGCATCAGCTCACCGACCAGACCCGCCAGCTCGATACCGACGGCCTGCAGGTGGCTGCGGTGCGCGGTGCCCGAGAGTCCGAGGAGCTTGCCGAGGCCATGGCCGCCATGCTGAGCCGAGTCTCGGCGGCACAGTCCGAAACCACCAAATCTCTTCTGGCGGCCCGTGATTTTGCCGCGAGTGCGGCACACGAATTACGCACGCCGCTCACCGCGATGCGCGCCGACCTGGATACTCTGCGCGCACACGACTTGTCGGGCGATGAACGTGTCGAGGTGATCGGCGACCTGCAGCGCGCCCAGCGACGTGTCGAGGCCACCATCACGGCGCTCGGCCAGTTGGCCTCGGGCGACCTCGCCAGGACCGAGGACCGCGAACTGGTGGACATCGCAGACCTGTTGGACCGGGTGGCGGGGGATGCGTTGATGCACCGGGCCGACGCGCCGGAGATCACCGTCCATGCGGACGACTGTGGTGTGGTGCTGGGTTGGCCCGACGGGCTGCGGCTGGCCGTGGACAACCTGGTGCGCAACGCGATCAACCATGGCGAAGCCAGACATATTGTGCTGTCGGCAAATCGGATCGACAACCGGCTGGTTATCGAGGTCGATGACGACGGTCCCGGCCTACCCGAGGCCGACCGGGAGCGGGTGCTCGGACGATTCGAACGCGGCCCCGGCGCTAAGCCGGGCGGGCTGGGCCTGGGGTTGGCACTCGTGGCGCAGCAGGCCGCGTTGCACGGCGGAGACGTGGTGCTGTCGTCAAGCCCGCTGGGCGGGCTGCGGGCGACGCTGACGATCGCCGCGGAATAGACGCGACTATCAGTTCTGGCGCGGCCCGTATTTGGCGAGCCACTCCCTGGCCTCGTCGGGCAGATTGCCGGCAGCCTCGGCCGCCCTACACCAGCGCCGCACCATCTTGACCATGTTTGCGGGGTTGTAGGCGTCTTCCTGCTGCGACCACAGCCCGTCTCCGGCGTAGTGCAGCACGGTCAGGTTCGGCTCACCCCAATGCTGGCCGTCGCCCGGATCGCTCATCACATTGTCGATTTCGCAGACCACCCAACCCTTTTCGGGGTCGAAGACCGTCCAGGTGGCGGGCAGACTCGGCATGTGGTTGCCGGGGAACTCCGCCATGACCGCGGTGATGTACTGCCGAATGGCCTCTTTACCGTGCAGGCGGCCCACCACGTGCTCGATGTACAGAGCATCCTCGGTGTACATCTCGGCGTATGGGTTCCAATCGCCGGTTTCGATGCAGCGATGGACGGTGGCCTGGTGTTGCGCGAACGCTTCTTCGAGCTCGGCGCGGGTAAAGGATGGCATGCTCAAAGACTGCCATAAGGTACCGTCCCTGAGGTGCGAGGACGGACCGCCGTGGGGGCGTTGGGTTGGCTGCTGGCCGTCGTGGCCATCCTGGCCATCGCTTCGCGTTGGGTGCGGTCCAGCTGGTCGCCCCTGATCGGGCTCACCGCCGGCTTTCCGCCCACCTGCCTATTGGCGATCCTGGGGCTGGTGTTCTTCCTGGTGGTCCGGCAGTGGTGGGGCGTGCTCACCGCGGTGGTGGTGATCGCGTTGCAGGCCCTCGCCATCGCGCCGATGTACTTGCCCGACAGCGCCGCCGAGGGAACCACCGTCACCGTGCTGCAGGCCAACCTGCGCGTCGGTGCCGGCGATGCCGGGGCAGTGGTGGCCGCGATCCGTGAACACGATGTGGGTGTGGTGACCATTAACGAGCTCACACCCGAGGCGCGGGCCAAACTTGTTGCCGCGGGTATCGATTCGGCGCTCCCGTATTCGTACACCATCGCCGAACCGATGGCGCTGGGCACCGGGATCTGGAGTCGATATCCGCTGACCCCGGTACATCAGGACGACCAGGGATTCGCTATGCGACAGATCTGGGCGGAGGCCGAAATTCCCGGCGCGGGACCGATCATGCTGGTCGCGGCGCACACCCGCCCCCCGGAGAAGGACATGAGCTCACCGGGCTGGCTCACCGAGTTGGATACCATGGGACGACAGCTGCATGCGCTGCGTGCCGATGTCAAAGTCATTGTCGGCGGAGACTTTAACGCCACCTACGACCACTTCGCGTTCCGGCAGATCCTTACCGGTGGTTTCGCCGATGCCGTGGACCAAGCCGGCGGCGGTTGGCTACCGACCTGGCGTGAAGGCCACTGGTACACCAGGCTGATCGGGATCGACCACGTGCTGACCCGCGGCGCGACCGCGACGTCGGTGAGCACCGAGGAGATCTATGGCACCGACCACCGGGCGCTCATCGCCACGGTGGTCGTGCCTAACTCTTCTTCTTGAGTGCCGCGTCGATCGACAGCGATCCGCCGCCGGTGAAAACCAACAGGAGAAAGCCCCAGCAGAACAGGGCGGCCAATTCGCCATTGTTCTCAATGGGCAGCAGGCCTTCCGGCTGATGCTGAGTGAAGTAGGCGAACGCCATGGTGCCCGAGGCGATGAACGCCGCTATCCGGGTGCCTGCGCCGAACAGAATCGCGACGCCGGTGAGGAATTCGATGGCGCCGGCCCACCAGCCCAGTGACCATGACTCGACAGGGGGCATCGAAGCCAGGTCGGGCCAGCGGAACAGGATCGCCGTGCCATGGATCGTGAACAGTAACCCGAAGACGATACGGAACAGTGACAGGACAATGGGGGTGGCGCCGTCGAGCTTGGCGACCGAGCTGGGCGTGCTGGAGGATGCCATGGTCAGGATGCTAAACCAATTCTGGCGTAACAACTTAGCGCTTAGCTCGGGTAATGAATCGGTCTAGGGACAGGGACCCGCCACCGGTGAACACCAGCAGCA
It includes:
- a CDS encoding hemophore-related protein, which gives rise to MRIKIHTIMVVGVVAGTLGVAAPVQASPGDCTVSEEARLDAVAATKRAEYLERHPDVNTAMSDALKNTPGDGGAKHEAVQAYLDANPAAKTDLDAIRQPVRDFTNRCWPNG
- a CDS encoding alpha/beta hydrolase, which encodes MMLRGLGRPGLLPLLALASVVAVVSGCVRSVEGEATAAHPSETSLSWGDCDGFTPENVTVPASTVCSELEVPVDYTKPDGAKARLAIIKYPAKGNKIGSLLMNPGGPGQSGIEAATAIVKQVPKEIRDRFDFIGFDPRGVGSSTPAIECNSDKDVDRLRAQNDTDYSPEGVARMEQDSKDFVKRCVDKVGLEFLANVGTVNVAKDMDRLRAALGDEKLTYLGYSYGTRIGTTYAEEFPQNVRALILDGVIDPNADPTQADIDQIAGFQKAFDNYAADCAKSPSCPLGTDPAQATARYRAMVDPLVDHPAKTKDGRGLSHSDAIIGTIMVMYSPTLWEAFTKALRQLSEGSGDILQLLADAYMKRDEDGHYSHAQDAQTAINCVDEPPEKDRAKAVEKDRRIREVAPFQDYGEFTGNAPLGVCAFWPVPPTSKPHPIHAAGLPKLLVVSTTYDPATPYQAGVELAKQLGGGLLTYDGTKHTIVFDGNQCVDKAAEDYLIKVTTPPEGARC
- a CDS encoding bifunctional [glutamine synthetase] adenylyltransferase/[glutamine synthetase]-adenylyl-L-tyrosine phosphorylase; the protein is MTRSSERSKVPGVGRLGLVDPRAAALLEELGWTTEAHVPLLWSLSRSPDADAALLTLIRLREEMGPQWAALDQELSANTALRGRLLSVIGSSLALGDHLVAHPDRWQLLVGEVELESKETLQERFLKVVGAIDGRASVSEFVAISALRDAYRDRLLVLAALDLAATVENEPVLPFPVVGQHLADLADAALTAALAVAVSLVVPEGQEPPRLAVIAMGKCGARELNYVSDVDVIFVGEQADSLTTRVAGEMMRVGSSTFFEVDAALRPEGKAGALVRTLDSHVTYYRRWAKTWEFQALLKARPAVGDPDLGKAYVDALMPMVWTACEREDFVPEVQAMRRRVESLVPADLREREIKLGTGGLRDVEFAVQLLQLVHGRADESLHVASTVDALSVLSAGGYIGRDDGANLTASYEFLRLLEHRLQLQRLKRTHTLPAPEDTEAMRWLARAAHVRPDGQNDALGVLRAEIKRQALRVSRLHAKLFYQPLLESVTEFDKEALGLSNEAAVRQLAALGYQQPQHALSHLAALTKEGGRRGRIQSILLPTLLDWLADTPDPDAGLLAYRRVSEALADQTWYLRTLRDEGAVAKRLMQILGTSAYVPDLVMRAPEVIQLYADGPNGPKLLEAEPASVAKALIASSARHADPERAIAAARSLRRRELARVASADLLGLLDVVEVCGALTSVWVAVLQAALDAVIKASIPEGEQAPAVVSVIGMGRLGGGELGYGSDADVLYVCEARGEATDAEAVRWSATIAEKVGKLLGAPSTDPPLQVDTGLRPEGRNGPMVRTLAAYETYYAQWAQPWEVQALLRAHSVAGDSDLGLRFLHMIDKTRYPAGGIAQDAVREIRRIKARVDAERLPRGADPNTNTKLGRGGLADVEWTVQLLQLRHAHEHQSLHSTSTLQTLRAAAEAGLIETEDAELLRQAWLTATNARNALVLARGKPTDQLPGPGRLLNTVAAAAGWPDNDGGEFLDNYLRVTRRAKAVVQRVFGE
- a CDS encoding glutamine synthetase family protein gives rise to the protein MDRQKEFVLRTLEERDIRFVRLWFTDVLGYLKSVSIAPAELEGAFEEGIGFDGSSIEGFARVSESDTVAHPDPSTFQVLPWTTSAGKHHSARMFCDIKLPDGSPSWSDPRHVLRRQLAKASDLGFSCYVHPEIEFFLLKNLPDDGTAPIPADDAGYFDQAVHEAAPNFRRHAIDALESMGISVEFSHHEGAPGQQEIDLRYADALSMADNVMTFRNVVKEVAIIDGVHATFMPKPFSDHPGSAMHTHMSLFEGDTNAFHNPDDPLQLSDVGKSFIAGILEHANEISAVTNQWVNSYKRLVQGGEAPTAASWGAANRSALVRVPMYTPNKSSSRRIEVRSPDSACNPYLTYAVLLAAGLRGVEQGYTLGPEAEDDVWGLTRAERQAMGYKELPSTLENALIAMEGSELVAEALGEHVFDFFLRNKRAEWARYRSNVTPFELRAYLGL
- a CDS encoding alpha/beta hydrolase produces the protein MMRMRRALPVIFLMLTAAVPAIPAAAAPLPAPSPSLQAFYDQKVVWGGCDSFVTDTSRIPTARCAKVKVPVNYDKLMGAVAELAVLRVPATGKRVGALLVNPGGPGGSGVDLAAGMGAKLGDSAIGQSFDIVGFDPRGVGGSTPTLRCRTDAEFDAFRKEPLADYSQAGVAHIEDVYRQYVNECANRMGLDFLANAGTASAARDMDIVRSIVGAGAADTRLNYLGYSYGTELGTQYAEYFPQNVRTMVLDGAIDPTIDPVESNVRQMTGFQVAFNDYAADCAKDPKCPLGPDPSQAVKRFHQLIDPLVTKPAKTNDPRGLSYQDAITGTIQAMYTPRYWKYLTSGLSGLADGSGPDDLLWLADQYQERDDHGRYDNLQDAFNSIRCVDGPTPKDSAPWVAADKTLREQAPFSSYGSFTGYAPRDMCAFWPVPPTSTPHTPSTPGLAPVVVISTTHDPATPYEAGVALARQLGGSLISYEGTQHTVAFNGEACVDDVVTRYFVDGTVPPKDVRC